The genomic segment ACCTGGCCGCGACCGGATGACCCACCCACCACCCGACGACAGCCACCAGCGGGCACCGCACGTCGTCGTCATCGGGCGCGCCAACATCGACATCACCGTCCGGATCCCCCACCGGCCCGTACCCGGCCGCACCACGTTCGCCTCAGCGCCGGCCACCACCACCGCCGGTGGCAAGAGCCTCAACCAGGCCCTGGCCGCGCGGCGGGCGGGCGCGCACGTCAGCCTCATCAGCAACGCCGGCGCCGACCACTGGGGCGCCTTCCTGAGACAGACCCTCACCGACGCCGCCATCGACACAACGTTCTTCCAGCTCATCCCGTCCGCACCGACCGGCATCGCGATCGTCGAGGTTACCCCCGACGCCGAAAACCACATCGTCCTCGCCCTCCCACCGGCGACCGAACTCACCGCCGCCCACATACACGACGCCCTGCCGACACTGCGGGCACCGGTCGTGGTCACCCAACTCGACATCCACCCCGAAGCCGTCGACGCGGTACTGCGCCACCACCACGCCGAGATCCTGATCGGCAACCTCGTCCCACACCCGGCCCTGGAATCGGACGCGCTGGCGGCGCTCGACATCCTCGTCGCCAACGAACACGAAACCGCCGCCATCCTCGGCCGGCACCACACCGACCCCACCACCGCCGCCGACCACCTCCGCGCACTCGGCCCCCGAACTGCCATCGTCACCGCAGGCC from the Solwaraspora sp. WMMD1047 genome contains:
- a CDS encoding PfkB family carbohydrate kinase, whose protein sequence is MTHPPPDDSHQRAPHVVVIGRANIDITVRIPHRPVPGRTTFASAPATTTAGGKSLNQALAARRAGAHVSLISNAGADHWGAFLRQTLTDAAIDTTFFQLIPSAPTGIAIVEVTPDAENHIVLALPPATELTAAHIHDALPTLRAPVVVTQLDIHPEAVDAVLRHHHAEILIGNLVPHPALESDALAALDILVANEHETAAILGRHHTDPTTAADHLRALGPRTAIVTAGHRGAAYSNPHHTGLITPPPTHATNTTGAGDVLLGTLATRLAQHTPLPHAINDAVTAATKHVAD